Genomic window (Henningerozyma blattae CBS 6284 chromosome 10, complete genome):
ATCGACTAACTTTAATTCGAATTGCAAATCATCTGTTTTAAATGGAACCCAATTTTCTCCATTCCATTCAGAGATTCCAATTtcataaataattttatcgCCAACCTTATATGGTAAAGATTCATAAGTAGTTAAATCAGCATGAGTATGTTTGGCACCAAAACTCTTTAATAtagatttttctttaaaagtCCATTTAGTTAGTTCATCAACCAAATAaccatttttattgttgaaTTTATCACTCAAAAATTCTTGAGAACCAATCCATGAAACACGAGCATTATTAAGACTTTGGAAACCAACAGATAAGAATCCTTGAGTGCTATCAGTCCAATGTTCAGCATTTTTAACTTGTGTAAATGAAGTTCTGGGAGCGTTAATTAAAGGTATCAATTGGGAACCTTCACCGACTAAGCAAGCGGATGTGTCTTtagaaaagataaattcatcatcatcattaaagTCATAGCCTAatacatatttatttaatatatgttTGCCACcaactttaattaattcgTCATTTTCTCCTTGTAAtggattttttaaaatagaaccACGGGGGGCTGTAAAGATGCCCagttgatttaaaaataaacgAATTGAGTCTGTTTGAGTAATTGGAGAAGTGACAGCTAAGATATCACCCCCGTCTTCAACAaatcttaataataatttatctgTAAGCATTCTTGTAACTTTTTTACCTTTAACAGGTAATAAAACTAAATGATTATACTtcttatcattatcatgaATGAATAAGTCAAtgttttttgtttcattattaataggTAAATAAGTGATATCATGTGAACGGGTGGTTAATCCTTCGAtgaattttgaatattcagATAATTCAGTTAATTTTGGGTCATAGACTATAAGAGTACTGGAACCTTCTGGTGCCATTGAAAACACAACAGCAACAAACGCTATTAAGTGAAACACTCCTTGTAATAAGAACATTATTTCTCGGAAATGAAGTTTAGAGTGATTGTATATATGTTGTGTTGAGTTAATCGATTATCAGCATTTCACCCTTAGGTTAAAATGCGGTGtcttaaaatttattcaataaatttccAGTTCTTAGAAAATATGGCgtattgaatatttcaaaattttgtttatttttccaCATTTCCGGAATTCTAAGGATGTAATTAATTGTCCGAGAGAGCATGGTAAAAGCGGACACAATTTGTGTCACCGTCATTAAACTAACATAGTTGGTATAAAAGCTGATTTTTTTGTAGCAGGCCAACttattgatataatttattgttGAGAATGGCTTAGAAGGAGATCTTAACcatattcaataatttaagGACTAATCTATATTTCTTGTTTTCTTAGtcttcaaattattatagtaGACTTTTAAAGTTATAAATAAGTTGTCCAAGAAACCAATTCTATCTATAACCggataaatataaaatagcTTTCGGTAATTTAGTAGTTATgatgttatttttttcaattttcttgaattatTGAGGATAATCTCTAAAGAACCTCTATATACTTGGCTGTTGGTATAAGGTGAATTAATGTTTGTTTACAGGCATATCACTGTACcgttttaaaatttaagtatagttttttaaatatattttgaaagcAGTAGTGATCTTTAGTTTCTTTTGTTAGAGCTAACTATAAATTGAGATGCatttaaaatgaaattagatATATTACTGGCAGGTTAGATAATATGATAAGGACAGTAATAAGTATAAAAGGATAACAGTCCAGTATTACAATAATCTAACGAAAACTACTTGGTACCATAAGGACAGTAGTAATTACTTACATCTCAAGTTAATAAGGTTTCTTTTGTATATTCCATCTGTCATGTAAGTTGTTGGGTGCCGAATATGGGCGGCATACCAAAATAAGCTCAGCAGGTAATAACTTCCAGTAACTTTTGTATAATCACGAATAAGCCACTAGGATCTAACCCCAATATTAGGGGTATATAAAGTTAAAATCAACACTTACTAATCACTCCCATCACACTAAAGTATATATCATCAACTATTTCTAAGTCATAAGACTCTAATACAATATAGAGACTAAATCTCCTCCACACATCGATAATGCATTTATAATTTCTCAAATTTAATAGGtaatatctatataaaGTAACTTCGTTAAAAGTATACAATGGCACTAAAACAAAGTGTCTCCaacatttcattttattgTATAGATCCGGCTTTTTACGCATTTCACATATGTATATTATATCTTTGTTTgttatgtatatataatatttagGTTGGTCTTTAATTTTCCAAGAACTCCTATTGTTGCTTATCTTTTTAGTTAATATGAAAGAAATAGCAATTCGTGAAACAAGAAGCATAGCAGTATTTACAAACTATATATTCAAACCACatcttttcattttttattaccGTTAAACTCTAGGAGCATTTATCAAACTACTTCTgtcaatttcttttctctaAACCACTACTCACTAGCTGTTATTTaactattattagtatCTTCTATAGTGTGGATTCTATTGTTTTACCTGgttatattatttctagCCTCTGTTTTTCACCAGAAAGTGTTTGCATATAggcaaaaattaatttctttgatATGGTCATGATGTAAGAAATACAAAAGGTTAATAAATGCTGTCTCCAACAGAGTCTATATCAAACGCATTGCATCATAGTTACTTCAGATAACAATAGCAT
Coding sequences:
- the WBP1 gene encoding dolichyl-diphosphooligosaccharide-protein glycotransferase (similar to Saccharomyces cerevisiae WBP1 (YEL002C); ancestral locus Anc_7.140); this encodes MFLLQGVFHLIAFVAVVFSMAPEGSSTLIVYDPKLTELSEYSKFIEGLTTRSHDITYLPINNETKNIDLFIHDNDKKYNHLVLLPVKGKKVTRMLTDKLLLRFVEDGGDILAVTSPITQTDSIRLFLNQLGIFTAPRGSILKNPLQGENDELIKVGGKHILNKYVLGYDFNDDDEFIFSKDTSACLVGEGSQLIPLINAPRTSFTQVKNAEHWTDSTQGFLSVGFQSLNNARVSWIGSQEFLSDKFNNKNGYLVDELTKWTFKEKSILKSFGAKHTHADLTTYESLPYKVGDKIIYEIGISEWNGENWVPFKTDDLQFELKLVDPYYRFNLKQKEITNNVCVYTSGEFKLPDHHGVFTFVTDYKRSGLSFIKESDVKAIRHLANDEYPRSFEISNAWVYLSGIFTVISSWVIFVILFLITGKRNVNLEKKMN